The proteins below come from a single Staphylococcus sp. MI 10-1553 genomic window:
- a CDS encoding ABC transporter ATP-binding protein, giving the protein MLELTNVSYESGERKILHNISYHMEKGEAVAVVGPSGSGKSTLLRLIADLMSPTSGNIEFKGKPYAHYSPEILRQHISYLPQSVELFGETIQDNLAFPAKVRQVSFNKSKANTLLEKVGLKKYKLSDKVQHMSGGEKQRITIARQLMFTPDILMLDEATSALDDKSSRQIEKLVFDLVQEGMSVLWITHNDAQSQRQFHRKMEIRNGMLTREARLS; this is encoded by the coding sequence ATGCTTGAGTTAACAAACGTCAGCTACGAAAGCGGTGAACGCAAAATTTTACACAATATAAGTTATCATATGGAAAAAGGTGAAGCGGTTGCTGTTGTCGGACCGTCTGGAAGTGGTAAAAGTACGCTGTTGAGGTTAATTGCAGATTTAATGAGCCCAACCAGTGGAAATATTGAATTTAAAGGGAAACCTTATGCACACTATTCACCGGAAATATTGAGACAGCATATTAGTTATTTGCCGCAAAGTGTGGAATTGTTTGGTGAGACGATTCAAGATAATTTAGCTTTTCCGGCAAAGGTGCGTCAAGTTTCGTTTAATAAGTCTAAAGCAAATACGCTGTTGGAAAAAGTAGGTTTAAAAAAATACAAACTTTCGGACAAGGTGCAACATATGTCCGGGGGTGAAAAACAACGTATCACGATTGCACGCCAGCTCATGTTTACCCCAGATATACTGATGCTTGATGAGGCGACGAGTGCGTTAGATGACAAGAGCAGTCGTCAAATTGAAAAATTGGTGTTTGATTTAGTCCAAGAAGGCATGTCCGTTTTGTGGATTACTCACAATGATGCGCAAAGTCAACGCCAATTTCATCGCAAAATGGAAATTCGTAATGGTATGTTAACGAGGGAGGCGCGTTTGTCATGA
- a CDS encoding ABC transporter permease, whose product MMSTTSLLLTSLLLLIPILVSFKERLHIAKDLIIAAIRAVIQLVIIGYLLEFVFKLETPWIVLLLILVIMINAAANTRKRKPEVVRHAFWISLAGILTGAILSLGGVLLTGAIDFKPNEIIPVAGMVGSNGMIAINLSYQNLNRIFTKETAVIESKLSLGASPAMAAKDAIRESIKVAIVPTIDSVKTYGLVSIPGMMTGMIIAGVPPIQAIKFQLMVVFIHTTATIISALVATYLTYRQFFNARHQLVQASQN is encoded by the coding sequence ATGATGAGTACGACTTCGCTATTATTGACATCATTATTGCTACTCATTCCCATTTTAGTTTCGTTTAAAGAGCGATTACATATTGCTAAAGATTTAATCATTGCAGCGATACGTGCTGTTATTCAATTAGTGATCATTGGTTATTTACTGGAATTTGTTTTTAAATTAGAAACGCCATGGATTGTACTATTACTCATTTTAGTCATCATGATCAACGCGGCCGCCAATACACGGAAGCGAAAGCCAGAAGTGGTGCGCCATGCGTTTTGGATTTCTTTAGCGGGGATATTAACAGGCGCAATTTTATCTTTAGGTGGCGTGCTTTTAACGGGCGCTATTGATTTTAAACCAAATGAAATCATTCCAGTTGCGGGTATGGTCGGCAGTAATGGCATGATTGCGATCAATTTAAGTTATCAAAATTTAAATCGTATTTTTACGAAAGAGACAGCGGTCATTGAATCCAAACTATCTTTAGGTGCAAGTCCAGCCATGGCGGCAAAAGATGCGATTAGGGAAAGTATCAAAGTCGCGATTGTGCCGACGATTGATTCTGTGAAGACATATGGCCTTGTATCGATTCCGGGTATGATGACGGGGATGATTATTGCAGGTGTGCCGCCGATACAAGCGATTAAGTTTCAGTTAATGGTCGTATTTATTCATACTACAGCGACGATTATTTCAGCATTAGTCGCGACGTATTTGACCTATCGACAATTTTTCAATGCGCGTCATCAATTAGTACAAGCGTCTCAGAATTAG
- a CDS encoding 1,4-dihydroxy-2-naphthoate polyprenyltransferase translates to MTSQFEKHSTFHKYWQLMRPHTLTASVVPVLVGTATAKLFLLGSEDHLHFGLFLAMLFACLLIQAATNMFNEYYDFKKGLDDHESVGIGGAIVRNGMTPQHVLRLAIIFYIIAAILGLYLAIQSSFWLIPVGLLCMAIGYLYTGGPFPISWTPFGELFSGVFMGMIIIVIAFYIQTGNLQNYAFWISIPIVITIGLINMSNNIRDRVKDSQSGRRTLPILLGKRGSLIFLATFYAIAYLFVIYTALFKDGGSLFYLLVLLSFPLPVKVYRRFQKNDTPQSMMPAMAASGKTNTLFGLLYALGIYISALLGGV, encoded by the coding sequence ATGACGTCTCAATTTGAAAAACATTCAACATTCCACAAATATTGGCAACTCATGCGTCCTCATACATTAACAGCATCCGTTGTTCCTGTTTTAGTCGGAACAGCAACTGCAAAACTTTTTTTATTAGGTAGCGAGGACCATCTCCATTTCGGTTTATTCTTAGCGATGTTGTTCGCTTGTTTGTTGATTCAAGCCGCAACGAATATGTTCAATGAATACTATGACTTCAAAAAAGGGTTAGATGACCATGAATCAGTAGGTATTGGTGGCGCCATCGTACGTAACGGGATGACACCCCAACATGTATTAAGACTTGCAATTATTTTCTATATCATTGCAGCAATACTTGGGCTTTACTTAGCAATTCAAAGTTCATTTTGGCTTATTCCTGTTGGTCTGTTATGTATGGCTATTGGTTACCTTTATACAGGCGGCCCATTCCCAATCTCATGGACACCGTTTGGCGAATTATTCTCAGGTGTTTTCATGGGTATGATTATTATCGTAATCGCTTTTTATATCCAAACAGGTAACCTTCAAAATTATGCTTTTTGGATTAGTATTCCTATTGTCATTACGATTGGGCTCATCAACATGTCAAATAACATTCGTGACCGAGTCAAAGACAGTCAAAGTGGTAGACGCACTTTACCTATTTTATTAGGAAAACGTGGCTCGCTTATCTTTTTAGCAACATTTTACGCGATTGCCTACCTCTTTGTCATTTACACTGCACTTTTCAAAGATGGCGGTTCACTGTTCTATTTGCTCGTATTACTTAGTTTTCCATTACCAGTGAAAGTGTATCGTCGTTTCCAAAAGAATGATACACCGCAATCAATGATGCCGGCAATGGCTGCTTCAGGTAAAACGAATACATTATTCGGTCTACTTTACGCATTAGGTATTTACATTAGTGCATTGCTCGGTGGCGTATAA